The Scylla paramamosain isolate STU-SP2022 chromosome 27, ASM3559412v1, whole genome shotgun sequence genome contains the following window.
TTCCTTATTGGACCTTCTCTCATTCTACTTTACCAGACAccgtgttttattttccctctgttttttttattggacttctctcattccactttcaaAGACATCATGTTCTGTTCTctgttctttctgttctttattgGACTTCTCTCATTCTACCTTAACATACAcctttgctttgtttttcttagttttgttCTTTACTCGACTTCTATCATTCCACCTCCACAGACACCGAGGAATCAGAGGGCGTCAGTTACCGCCTGTCCCCGCAGCGTACCACGGTCAATGGCAGCTTCGTGGTGGCGGAGGGGCTGCAGACGCCGCGGGAGGAACTGAcggcgtgtgtgtgggcgcgggtGACTTACTTTAGGCGGCCGTCCATAGCACTGAGTATGGGCAGCAGAGACGCCACCATCGGAGACATCAGCGTGGGTAAGTGTGGGGgataagatggagaaagagagagagagagagagagagagagagagagagagagagagagagagagagagagagagagagagagagagaaatgtttctCATGGTGTCCGCTCCCACAGGTGTGGTGCCGCGGGGGGTGATGCTGCGCCAGGGACGCTCCGTGTGgatggcggcggcagcggtggtgcCACTCTCCTGGTACCACTTCTGCCTCGCCCTCACGCCGCGGAGAGTCACGCTTTACCTAGACGCTCGCCGCCTCCTCCAGGTGAAGCCCAACACAGACTTGTTCAAGGGCGAACTGCGGGCGGTGATGGGGGGCGGCGTGATGTGGCCGGACATTTCCCCGCTCACCTTCACGTTCAAGGGGCCGACGGATGATGACTGGGAGGCGCTACGCGCCACTCAGGCCATCAACACGGTGGTCGGCTCCTTCGCCGGTGACCTGCTGTCGCCCGAGGTATGGAATGCTGAGCTCAAAGAGCAGCAAGTGGATCAACTCTTGTCTTGCAGCGTCCTGAGCAACTCACCGCGGCTGCGGCCCGTCACCTGGCAGACCATAGGCGCAAACATCGAGCAGTCTATGGTGAACAACAGTGATCCCTGCGAGAGGCGGCGCTTCGATTATCTCTTGTTTCCGGAGCCCATGAATTACGAAGAAAACTATCAGCTTTGTGTTAAACTCGACATGGAAATGATAAGGCCGCGTAAAGGGCTGGACTACGACAGAGTGTTTGCCGAGGCGATGGGCTACTCGGCGTGTGCAGGTACAGGTCCAGGAAACAGACGGGTTTTGTGGTTGGCCAGGACCGACAACACGTGTCCTGCTCTGACGAAATCTGGCCAGGAGTCTGCCCCGTGCACTTCCCGCCTGTGTGGGGGTTGCCAGCTGCAGCCGCAGCGGCGGCGGATGTTCATTATGCGGGGCCTGTGTCCTCTGCCTAATGCAGACTTCGCTTTTGTCGCGACCTCCAGAGACTCTGCCAAACCTTATTTCCAGGGCGTTGAGCGATACAGCATTGGCACCTCCAAGGACGCGTGGGAACTGCGTGATGAGGTGGAGGGTCAAGTGTTGGCAACCACCAAGGAGAGTGACCCGATGGGCGCCCGTCAGTGGCAACTGAACTCGGGTGTGTGCGGGGCCGTGGAGCAGCAGATGGTGAATGTGTCGCTCAGTTCGTGCGGGAAGGAACAGACGCTGTGTCGGACAGGCATGTGCATCCCTCTCGATAGGCGCTGTGACGGCTACCCGGACTGTCCCGGTGGCTTCGATGAGGAGGGATGCCAGCCGGTTCGCATGTCCCAAGACTACCTGGTGAATTCACCGCCACCTAATCCACCGACGATGATTGACTTGAAGGTGCAGATGACCCAGGTGTTGTCGACGGAGCCGCTCACGATACTCATCAACACGAAGCTCACTTGGCGGGACCCGCGCCTTACCTTCGCTAACTTGCTCAACAACGAGGACATACCAGTGTCACTCACGCCCCTCATTTGGCGGCCGCGGCTCATAGTGCTGAAGGAGGGTACTGCCTCGCCCGCGGACCTGACCAGCATGTCACAAGACTCGgcgggggaggaaagagaggagagccTGTcactcactgccaccaccacctcctcccccgtGCCCGACACCCGCGCCACTCCGTCCATAGGTAAGTCCTTTATAGTTACTCAGCACATAAGCAGGGTCTTCAATTCTCCATGAACATACCCTAAATTTCTTCCTCGTCTCCTGTAATAAACATCCTGTCACCAGCATTGTCAGAAACCGATAGTGAACCATGGGACACAGAAGGAAGGATCGCGCTGTTCGAAACACAGGTTTTGCTTTCGTTATTTGTAGAAACTGtttagtaaatgaaaaaaaaatatatatactgtacTCACTGATTAGCAGAATCACATGTGGTGTGCGTGTGGCTAAGTGGCGTTGAAAAGCTTTTGTCAGATATAGAAACTTTCATTGTAAGCAAAAAATACTTTCCACCATtcacaaattgaaaaaaaaaaaaaattcacaaattgaaaaaaaaaaaaaagaggaaaaaagtcgACACACTCTTCCAGTCAACAGAAAattacaacagaaaaaaaaaacaacgcgAAAGACTAATCTCTGAATATTATGTCTTCtaaatcctcacacacacacacacacacacacacactttggattACATAGTGGGCGAGTGAAAAAAATTTGGCAGGAGTACAGAGGTAAATGATGGAATGGGATGAATCTGTTAAGAAGCATGGAGAGCAAAAAACACGGGCGAGTGGGCGAGTGTAAGCGATGGTcaagtgtgtggtggtgcgtgGGCGTGTGAAACTGTGGAAAAATATGTTATGAAGGAATTTGTTACCAAGAAATACAGTCAcgcaggaaatgaaagaagtggGGTGTTTTGTGCCAGGAAGTAGGTAACGTAAACCCTGTCACGCTGCATAACATTTTAACACTTATGTCCACTTGGGCCTGGGAAGCACAAACATGTTTTCGCTAGCAGAGTGCAGACGGGGGAGTAGTCAGCTTTCGGAAACCGTGAAAATAATCGTACAGTGGCGCTCGATGAAAGATTTTTGGTCGTTGTCAGTGGTTCaaagtccttcctcctcccactcatgCTATAAATACATTCTGAGTAAGACTATAACCTTGAAAAATGTACTGCCTCGGCAAAGTAGCACGATAAACAGTGTGGCTGCGTCGACACAAGCTTGGTTGATATCAATGTTTGAAATACTAAGAGTTTCGACTCAAAAACAACCATGCTAACGCAGTATCTGCGCACTTACTGCCGAAAAACAAGGACATCAAAGTTTTCAAAATAATTCTGACGCTTTACAGTCTCGTCTCAGGGTTTGGCTTCGTATTCCTCAAGGGACTCACCACTTTGATCTCCAAAgtatccagttttttttttattaaattttgtaACATCTTGACCGCTTACAGCATTACCTTCTGTCTCCATGACCTTTCCATGGCTGAGAATTCTGGTGTAAAGGTAAAGGGTTTCTGTATTACGTCCATCGGGGCCTCAACTTACGTAACATCAAGGCATCCCAAATGACGTAGCGCTCCGGACACTGAACTCGCCCGCTGCTgtatataaaaaatgtaaatacaaGTATGAAGACGCACAAAAGCGCCACGAATCAACACAACCACACGACAAGCGAGACCACAGTTACCTCAGAGATGCCCTTCCATCCTGGACAAAGATACCAATTCTACCTGCCCGAATAAAGGACCCACCGCAATTACAACAAGCAGGTGTCTCCTTCCCTCAGTCCCCGTGGCTCACAATCAGTACTTACCGCCACGCCTTCATGCACGCAGAGGCAACAAACCCGCAGCTACGGGTAAGAACTGGATAGCTGCGTGCTGAGAGGTGGACATCGACCG
Protein-coding sequences here:
- the LOC135114128 gene encoding uncharacterized protein LOC135114128: MEGVAAVLAVATRYSGPLLTVLVFLQFPRLTLTNTEESEGVSYRLSPQRTTVNGSFVVAEGLQTPREELTACVWARVTYFRRPSIALSMGSRDATIGDISVGVVPRGVMLRQGRSVWMAAAAVVPLSWYHFCLALTPRRVTLYLDARRLLQVKPNTDLFKGELRAVMGGGVMWPDISPLTFTFKGPTDDDWEALRATQAINTVVGSFAGDLLSPEVWNAELKEQQVDQLLSCSVLSNSPRLRPVTWQTIGANIEQSMVNNSDPCERRRFDYLLFPEPMNYEENYQLCVKLDMEMIRPRKGLDYDRVFAEAMGYSACAGTGPGNRRVLWLARTDNTCPALTKSGQESAPCTSRLCGGCQLQPQRRRMFIMRGLCPLPNADFAFVATSRDSAKPYFQGVERYSIGTSKDAWELRDEVEGQVLATTKESDPMGARQWQLNSGVCGAVEQQMVNVSLSSCGKEQTLCRTGMCIPLDRRCDGYPDCPGGFDEEGCQPVRMSQDYLVNSPPPNPPTMIDLKVQMTQVLSTEPLTILINTKLTWRDPRLTFANLLNNEDIPVSLTPLIWRPRLIVLKEGTASPADLTSMSQDSAGEEREESLSLTATTTSSPVPDTRATPSIDTLFPGANTSISLTQYFRKPLNCFFDLSFYPFDVHVCELPMMLLPHEARHTRLITGTNSAKFTGLKGLAYFEIEEFNIKIQDAQLGGRQYSGVVLQVRLARRSAFTVLAVYLPSFVLLVVSTGSLWVSHTSPARLVLSCGVVGAFLMLWVITALTSPASGKVKAIDAWLCFCTMHALLHVMLHVLLEVFADDITVPPLFSRVASRAATSRTREVKPIDTNIYDSLMLRDTDDGKTWTVNYWISFIARVVSPALVFFFNVSYWPFVFYFSTDSLT